In Acidobacteriota bacterium, a genomic segment contains:
- a CDS encoding TIGR00266 family protein: MEFKVEHQPSYALGIITLSNGESVRAETGAMVSMTADVEVTSGIQGGLIKSALRKFLGGESFFVNTFTARRDGAELTVAPTLPGDIRALELRGRDVYVQSGSYLAGAATVDVDIKWGGARSFFASEGLFLLRLSGTGPVLLSSYGAIHRVRLDGRRPYIVDTGHVVAFDASLEWSVRKVAGLFTSLISGEGLVCEFRGTGELWLQTRSSQAFLDWLIPRLPTAKAGSGGRDLGSSIIGNLLRGE, from the coding sequence GAGTCGGTGCGCGCCGAAACGGGAGCCATGGTCTCGATGACCGCCGATGTCGAGGTCACGAGCGGCATCCAGGGCGGCCTGATCAAGTCCGCGCTGCGGAAGTTCCTCGGCGGAGAGTCGTTCTTCGTCAACACGTTCACCGCGAGGAGAGACGGCGCGGAGCTCACGGTCGCGCCGACTCTTCCCGGCGACATACGAGCGCTCGAGCTCCGGGGACGCGACGTCTACGTGCAGTCGGGCTCATACCTCGCCGGAGCGGCCACCGTCGACGTGGACATCAAGTGGGGCGGCGCCCGGTCCTTCTTCGCCTCCGAGGGACTGTTCCTGCTCCGTCTCTCTGGCACGGGACCGGTCTTGCTCAGCTCGTACGGCGCGATACATCGGGTCCGCCTCGATGGCCGGCGCCCTTACATCGTCGACACCGGACACGTCGTCGCCTTCGACGCTTCCCTCGAGTGGTCCGTTCGCAAGGTCGCGGGATTGTTCACGTCGCTGATCAGCGGCGAGGGGCTCGTGTGCGAGTTTCGCGGCACCGGGGAGCTCTGGCTCCAGACCCGCTCCAGCCAGGCCTTTCTCGACTGGCTCATCCCCAGGCTCCCGACCGCGAAGGCAGGCAGCGGCGGTCGCGACCTCGGAAGCTCGATCATCGGCAATCTCCTCCGCGGGGAATGA